In Microvenator marinus, one genomic interval encodes:
- a CDS encoding PA14 domain-containing protein, which yields MNKRLLLAFPLIAFGCLETNETAKGLRVAADNGGSQVVFDVDARPLPEIPFPNDVAMIVDPSMPTGLRLNVSMIAPTELESEIRGKANKLDGFGTFGPITVEFTRPLNLQNIIDRHREPAPDLTNDAVYLVNVDPDSPEFGRFEVLDLGSGNYPVTMKNPAKYFDFDNRVMGSNLVFESVQEVDSNGNGVLDPIEDTDDDGVWDTPNVLSAGGDPLEPGQMLEFYERETNTLIIRTLDVLRPATRYAVVLTSALLDEDGNPINSPFKYINHTRQTSDLEPLRQILPEAFPGRFDKNLEHVRFAWTFTTQSSTRELEAIRAGLYGHGPLSWLTEDFPAEMNIIHTMRAEPEEGESKLVTKIPRIAIQAIIEALADDLSPEGKEAMISSFDNVDYFISGSMVTPYFLVDRDGLWGTPDEIAERRNMFDDDESFDIDVNNGRAAVGKDLLSFWCSIPKETEARKPPFPVVIYGHGYGSARVEMLGFASAAARLGIASCGLDAAGHGLILPDDIKNDPLIPLVLRNTNLENLIPVLEHNRARDLNNDGERDSGGDFWTADIFHTRDILRQTVVDHMHFARMLRSWDGEKRFPAEPDTNDAFVRAAGSIVAGFDADGDGQPEIAGDFNGDGIVDLGGEQPAYIWGQSLGGIVAPIAAGADPAFRATAPVAGGGGLLDIGYRSSQTGVPEAVILPVLGPGLIGRPQLHWDDEAGWTPSGTIDLEWLVTSANRAQYIRFATLNGMENGDRVILRNLRREERPELVEANKLRSYTVVRDGSFRTSIATSAISATERRLRLGFDVHLDATDLYKRQGEPEAGLRAEYFRRRDGRVYPDEPVIVSDLNQDFSGELPVEGARPSSFGARFEGILSGSGEYDVRIEAAGRAELFVNGERVIRTSGGQGSEDIEIDEHAHIRLEYFSEGAPGALKVYWTPDGGAESLIPADAFSTHLPLTPQELEELEKRTITSLGTDARSFGDPIVIEVYGADGRLKQTIDTFERDTIFENILYPAGSPLAALRDGYGMKRQTPDFRRFLGLAQHLVDAADPAVWARTFHRTPLSFPYETNPEYQTGETNALYVPTAGDSSVPVSTGYAMARAGGVLNYQQTDARYGKTPNQYLIDNFVFEGVHWLDRFATHPRTLFDHDDLDNGLFVSNRWEEREFNVNVDAEKPLRATVNTSRGVSALRVPYLNEEGEHGFYLPDPNRPFDIDAFMANQIALYFAYKGEQISDDPCLATFDLSACDWYSDAWSAD from the coding sequence ATGAATAAGCGACTTCTCCTTGCGTTCCCGCTCATTGCTTTTGGTTGTCTTGAGACGAATGAGACCGCCAAAGGCTTGCGTGTGGCCGCCGATAACGGTGGCTCCCAGGTTGTTTTCGACGTTGATGCACGGCCACTTCCGGAAATCCCTTTCCCGAACGATGTCGCGATGATCGTTGACCCGAGCATGCCTACAGGCCTGCGACTCAACGTTTCCATGATCGCTCCAACCGAGCTCGAGTCTGAGATCCGCGGAAAGGCGAATAAGCTCGATGGTTTCGGCACTTTCGGCCCGATTACCGTGGAGTTCACGCGTCCACTCAATCTCCAAAATATCATCGATCGGCATCGCGAGCCCGCACCGGATCTGACCAATGACGCGGTCTATCTCGTGAACGTGGACCCCGATAGCCCCGAGTTTGGGCGATTCGAAGTGCTCGACCTCGGTTCCGGAAACTATCCGGTGACCATGAAGAACCCCGCCAAATACTTCGATTTTGATAATCGAGTCATGGGGTCCAACCTCGTGTTCGAGTCCGTGCAAGAGGTGGATTCGAATGGCAATGGAGTGCTCGATCCTATTGAGGATACTGACGATGACGGCGTTTGGGATACCCCAAATGTTCTGAGCGCCGGTGGAGATCCTCTTGAGCCGGGACAAATGCTCGAGTTCTATGAGCGCGAGACCAACACGCTCATCATCCGAACCCTGGATGTATTGAGACCCGCAACCCGCTACGCCGTGGTCTTAACCTCGGCGCTCCTCGACGAAGATGGCAATCCCATCAATTCGCCGTTTAAGTACATCAATCACACACGCCAAACCTCGGATCTAGAGCCTTTGCGCCAGATCCTGCCCGAGGCGTTTCCAGGGCGATTTGATAAGAACTTGGAGCATGTTCGCTTCGCGTGGACGTTTACCACTCAGTCCTCGACGCGCGAGCTCGAGGCTATTCGAGCCGGACTCTATGGTCATGGCCCGCTCTCGTGGCTCACTGAGGACTTCCCGGCCGAGATGAATATCATTCACACGATGCGCGCCGAGCCTGAAGAAGGTGAGTCGAAGCTCGTTACCAAGATCCCGAGAATCGCCATTCAGGCGATCATTGAGGCGCTCGCGGACGACCTCTCTCCGGAAGGAAAAGAGGCGATGATCTCCTCGTTTGATAACGTGGATTATTTCATCTCCGGCAGCATGGTGACCCCGTATTTCCTGGTGGACCGTGACGGACTCTGGGGAACCCCGGATGAAATCGCTGAGCGCCGCAACATGTTCGATGACGACGAATCCTTTGATATCGACGTCAACAACGGGCGGGCCGCGGTCGGCAAAGACCTCCTGAGTTTTTGGTGTTCGATCCCCAAAGAAACAGAAGCCCGAAAGCCTCCGTTCCCCGTGGTGATCTACGGTCACGGATACGGGTCCGCACGCGTGGAAATGCTTGGGTTTGCAAGTGCGGCAGCGCGCCTCGGTATAGCCTCGTGCGGCCTAGATGCTGCCGGGCACGGCCTTATCCTGCCTGACGATATCAAGAACGACCCGTTGATCCCTCTGGTTTTGCGCAACACGAACCTCGAGAACTTGATCCCCGTGCTCGAGCATAACCGTGCTCGTGACCTTAACAATGACGGTGAGCGCGATTCCGGAGGCGACTTCTGGACCGCTGACATCTTCCATACACGAGACATCTTGCGCCAAACGGTGGTCGACCACATGCACTTCGCTCGCATGTTGCGCTCTTGGGACGGTGAGAAGAGATTCCCGGCCGAGCCGGATACCAACGACGCCTTCGTACGCGCTGCAGGTTCGATTGTCGCGGGCTTTGATGCCGATGGTGATGGCCAGCCCGAAATCGCCGGTGACTTTAACGGCGATGGCATCGTAGACCTCGGCGGCGAACAACCCGCGTATATCTGGGGGCAATCGCTTGGCGGAATCGTTGCGCCTATCGCAGCCGGCGCCGATCCTGCGTTCCGTGCCACGGCACCCGTCGCGGGCGGCGGTGGCTTGCTCGATATCGGATACCGCTCATCACAAACAGGGGTACCCGAGGCGGTCATTCTTCCAGTGCTTGGGCCCGGCCTCATCGGTCGGCCACAGCTCCACTGGGACGACGAAGCAGGCTGGACTCCAAGCGGCACCATCGATCTCGAGTGGCTCGTAACGTCCGCAAACCGAGCGCAATACATCCGATTTGCCACCCTGAATGGCATGGAAAACGGTGACCGAGTTATCCTCAGAAACCTGCGCCGCGAGGAGCGGCCGGAACTCGTCGAAGCCAACAAACTTCGCTCGTACACGGTTGTTCGAGATGGGTCGTTCAGGACCTCGATTGCTACTTCAGCGATCAGCGCCACAGAACGCCGATTGCGCCTTGGTTTCGATGTTCATTTGGATGCAACTGACCTCTACAAGAGGCAAGGGGAGCCGGAAGCTGGCCTGCGTGCTGAGTACTTCAGGCGCCGTGACGGCCGCGTCTATCCTGATGAACCCGTGATCGTGTCCGACCTAAATCAGGACTTTTCCGGAGAGCTGCCGGTTGAGGGCGCACGTCCATCAAGCTTTGGCGCGCGATTTGAGGGTATCTTGAGTGGGTCTGGTGAATACGATGTCCGAATCGAAGCCGCGGGCCGCGCTGAGCTCTTCGTGAATGGCGAACGCGTGATCAGAACCTCTGGAGGGCAGGGCTCAGAAGATATCGAGATCGACGAACACGCCCATATTCGTCTGGAGTACTTTTCAGAAGGCGCGCCAGGAGCGCTTAAAGTCTATTGGACACCTGATGGTGGTGCCGAGAGTTTGATTCCGGCAGACGCGTTTTCCACCCATCTTCCGCTCACACCTCAAGAGCTCGAAGAGTTGGAAAAGCGCACCATTACGTCTCTTGGAACAGACGCTCGGTCGTTTGGAGATCCAATCGTGATCGAGGTTTATGGCGCAGATGGACGGCTTAAGCAGACCATCGATACCTTCGAGAGAGATACGATTTTCGAGAACATTCTCTACCCTGCAGGCTCCCCTCTGGCGGCGCTTCGAGACGGGTATGGCATGAAGCGACAAACACCAGATTTCAGGCGGTTTCTTGGCCTCGCACAGCATCTCGTGGACGCAGCTGATCCGGCGGTTTGGGCGCGAACCTTCCATCGCACGCCGCTCAGCTTCCCCTACGAGACCAACCCCGAGTATCAGACCGGCGAAACCAACGCGCTCTACGTGCCGACAGCGGGCGACTCGTCCGTCCCTGTATCCACGGGCTACGCCATGGCACGCGCCGGAGGGGTCTTGAACTATCAGCAAACTGATGCGCGATATGGAAAGACGCCAAACCAGTACTTGATCGATAATTTCGTCTTTGAAGGTGTGCACTGGTTGGATCGTTTCGCCACGCATCCTCGCACTCTTTTTGACCACGACGACTTGGATAATGGGCTCTTCGTGAGTAACCGTTGGGAAGAGCGTGAGTTCAACGTGAATGTTGACGCTGAGAAGCCGCTGAGAGCTACGGTGAACACTTCTAGAGGTGTTAGCGCCCTACGAGTCCCCTACTTGAACGAAGAGGGTGAGCATGGCTTCTACTTGCCCGATCCGAACCGTCCCTTTGATATCGACGCATTCATGGCGAATCAAATCGCGCTCTACTTTGCGTACAAAGGTGAGCAGATTTCAGATGACCCGTGTTTGGCCACCTTCGACCTTTCAGCATGTGATTGGTACAGCGACGCGTGGTCGGCAGACTGA
- the secA gene encoding preprotein translocase subunit SecA — protein MLKIVQKIFGSSNDRFLAKVQPDVQYIASLEPELQKLSDEQLRAKTAAFRTKLDNGAKLDDILHEAFAVVREASRRTLLMRHYDVQMIGGMVLHQGKIAEMKTGEGKTLVATSPLYLNALAGKGAHLVTVNDYLAKRDAEWMGTIYRFLGMTVGTVIGDMDESSKKQAYGSDITYGTNNEFGFDYLRDNMKYDLNQYVQRDPFFAIVDEVDSILIDEARTPLIISGSAGLSTELPVKVNQFIPSLKKDEDYLVDEEHRSVSLTDIGVEKIEEKMNIPNLYDPNNVELVHAVVKALQAHTLYKKDDRYIVKEGEVIIVDEFTGRPMPGRRWSDGLHQAVEAKEGLKVQDENQTLATVTFQNYFRMYDKLSGMTGTALTEAEEFHKIYELGVIAVPTNRPIQRIDEEDVVYRSYREKFNAIVEQIVECNKIGQPVLVGTTSVEKSEAISAVLKKRGIDHSILNAKQHGKEAGIVAQAGRFGRVTIATNMAGRGTDILLGGSPEGLAEEEAGAQDVPVEAWGEQKVAYYTEEYKEALAKYEEICGEEREKVLGAGGLMIIGTERHESRRIDNQLRGRAGRQGDVGRSRFFLSLEDDLLRLFGADRIAKIMDTLKMEEGVPIEHPMVTKSLENAQRKVEGRNFDIRKNILEYDDVMDTQRKSIYALRRNVLKGKDDKGRGVREMTLDLFEEIALATLDSYASRALRQDEWDLEGLEVALRDVFGLEMTLDTTIGRDGLERQVWKEIRAIFQEKEDMTAAVAKTLNERAQAQQAEVDAGGDWAGEEVKEVTGREIFEEQVQNQFLRSIDRYWRQHLQQMEQLRDGVGMRGYAQKDPKQEYKKEGYNLFVALLANIKTSVVRFVSQFQIESPASLAPPPAHNVPKKIVLNRQDSETEAAEEARKFRRELPKIGRNDPCPCGSGKKYKNCHMNSEKSEEDEAQAS, from the coding sequence ATGCTTAAGATTGTTCAGAAGATTTTTGGTAGCTCTAATGACCGCTTTCTCGCGAAAGTACAACCCGATGTCCAGTACATCGCTTCATTGGAGCCTGAACTTCAGAAGCTAAGCGACGAGCAACTCCGGGCCAAAACCGCGGCGTTCAGGACAAAACTCGATAACGGCGCCAAGCTCGACGATATCCTCCACGAGGCATTCGCCGTGGTCCGTGAGGCCTCGCGCAGAACGCTGCTAATGCGCCATTACGATGTGCAGATGATCGGCGGCATGGTGCTCCATCAAGGCAAGATTGCCGAGATGAAGACCGGTGAAGGTAAGACCCTTGTGGCCACCTCTCCGCTTTACCTCAACGCCCTCGCCGGCAAAGGCGCGCACCTCGTGACGGTCAACGATTACCTCGCCAAACGCGATGCCGAGTGGATGGGAACCATCTACCGCTTCCTTGGGATGACCGTTGGTACCGTGATTGGGGATATGGACGAGTCGTCCAAAAAGCAGGCTTACGGCTCTGATATCACCTACGGAACGAATAATGAGTTCGGCTTCGATTATCTGCGCGATAATATGAAGTATGACCTCAACCAGTACGTTCAGCGCGACCCCTTCTTCGCTATTGTCGATGAGGTTGACTCCATTTTGATCGATGAGGCTAGAACGCCTCTGATCATCAGCGGTAGCGCCGGTCTCTCCACTGAGTTGCCGGTCAAGGTCAACCAGTTCATTCCGTCACTCAAGAAGGATGAGGACTATCTCGTGGACGAGGAGCATCGCTCCGTGTCGCTCACAGATATTGGCGTTGAGAAGATCGAAGAGAAGATGAACATTCCGAATCTCTACGATCCGAATAACGTCGAGTTGGTCCATGCCGTTGTAAAGGCGCTGCAGGCACATACCCTCTATAAGAAAGATGACCGCTATATCGTCAAAGAAGGCGAGGTCATTATTGTGGACGAGTTCACGGGTCGCCCGATGCCGGGCAGGCGTTGGTCTGACGGCCTCCACCAGGCAGTCGAGGCCAAAGAAGGCCTGAAAGTCCAAGATGAGAATCAAACGCTTGCGACCGTTACATTCCAGAACTACTTCCGAATGTACGACAAGCTCTCAGGCATGACCGGTACGGCTCTGACTGAGGCCGAAGAATTCCACAAAATCTACGAGCTCGGCGTGATTGCGGTGCCTACCAATCGCCCGATCCAGCGTATCGACGAAGAAGACGTGGTCTACCGAAGCTACCGCGAAAAGTTCAACGCCATCGTTGAGCAAATCGTGGAGTGCAACAAGATTGGCCAGCCTGTGCTCGTAGGTACCACCAGCGTTGAGAAGTCGGAGGCGATCTCGGCCGTGCTCAAGAAGCGTGGAATCGACCACAGTATCCTCAACGCTAAACAACATGGCAAAGAGGCAGGAATTGTGGCTCAGGCTGGTCGTTTTGGTCGCGTGACCATCGCCACCAACATGGCCGGTCGTGGTACGGATATCTTGCTCGGCGGAAGTCCTGAAGGACTCGCCGAAGAAGAAGCCGGCGCCCAAGATGTGCCGGTGGAAGCCTGGGGCGAGCAGAAAGTCGCGTACTATACCGAAGAGTACAAAGAGGCGCTGGCCAAGTACGAAGAGATTTGCGGAGAGGAGCGCGAAAAGGTGCTCGGTGCTGGCGGGTTGATGATTATTGGCACGGAGCGGCACGAATCGCGCCGAATCGACAACCAGCTTCGTGGTCGCGCTGGTCGCCAGGGTGACGTGGGACGAAGCCGTTTCTTCCTCTCCTTGGAGGACGACCTGCTCAGGCTTTTTGGTGCAGACCGAATCGCCAAGATCATGGATACCTTGAAGATGGAAGAGGGTGTGCCGATTGAGCACCCCATGGTCACGAAAAGCCTCGAAAACGCACAACGAAAAGTTGAAGGCCGTAACTTCGATATTCGCAAGAATATCCTCGAGTACGATGACGTGATGGACACCCAGCGTAAGTCCATCTACGCCCTGCGTAGGAACGTGCTCAAGGGCAAGGACGACAAGGGGCGTGGCGTTCGCGAAATGACACTCGACCTCTTCGAAGAGATTGCACTCGCGACCCTCGACTCGTACGCATCAAGGGCGCTCCGCCAAGACGAGTGGGACCTTGAAGGGCTTGAAGTGGCTTTGCGCGACGTGTTTGGCCTTGAGATGACCCTCGACACGACCATCGGAAGAGACGGGCTTGAGCGACAAGTCTGGAAAGAGATTCGAGCCATCTTCCAAGAGAAAGAGGACATGACGGCTGCTGTGGCCAAAACCCTAAACGAAAGAGCTCAGGCGCAGCAGGCTGAAGTGGATGCTGGCGGCGACTGGGCAGGGGAAGAGGTCAAAGAAGTGACCGGTCGCGAGATATTCGAAGAGCAGGTACAAAATCAGTTCCTCCGCTCTATCGACCGCTACTGGCGCCAGCACCTCCAGCAGATGGAACAGCTCCGTGACGGTGTCGGTATGCGTGGTTACGCGCAGAAAGACCCCAAGCAGGAGTACAAGAAAGAGGGCTACAACCTCTTCGTGGCTCTTCTGGCCAATATTAAGACCAGCGTGGTCCGCTTTGTGTCTCAATTCCAGATTGAGTCGCCCGCATCTCTTGCACCACCTCCGGCCCATAACGTGCCGAAGAAAATCGTTCTCAACCGTCAAGATTCGGAGACCGAAGCGGCCGAAGAGGCTCGTAAGTTCCGTCGAGAGCTTCCAAAAATCGGTCGAAACGATCCGTGTCCATGTGGCAGTGGTAAGAAGTACAAAAACTGCCATATGAACTCGGAGAAGTCGGAAGAGGATGAAGCTCAAGCCTCATGA
- a CDS encoding flagellar hook-length control protein FliK encodes MSISKISGKDVQDVQRLRKEAAKAEPKKSFKEALESKSGKEELQAKKDPKLELGEARKTDEESGLLKEESGQLKSEKSLDSPSEDAEVGFSKVNEGTDLPKSEEGVQFQEEVDSKSEFAAELSPDEAVAMGLQPQMSAGSIQAPVVEAAASPQAKHEVVERLIETMVTSGQMGEDSKGRKVLMMDVECPGRGNVRVRLWKKEDGIELRMRADNPELKSLLMLSRSDLQAKAKENGVNFSKIEVAQ; translated from the coding sequence ATGTCCATCTCAAAAATCAGTGGAAAGGACGTTCAGGATGTTCAGCGTCTTCGAAAGGAAGCGGCTAAGGCCGAACCCAAGAAGAGCTTTAAGGAAGCCCTCGAGTCCAAGTCAGGCAAGGAGGAACTTCAAGCGAAGAAGGACCCGAAGCTTGAGCTTGGAGAGGCGCGAAAAACCGATGAAGAATCAGGCCTGTTAAAGGAAGAATCAGGCCAGTTAAAGAGTGAAAAGAGTTTAGACTCCCCCTCGGAGGACGCTGAGGTCGGTTTCTCCAAGGTCAATGAAGGCACCGATTTGCCGAAGTCCGAAGAGGGGGTCCAATTCCAAGAAGAGGTGGACTCGAAGTCCGAATTTGCCGCCGAACTCTCGCCAGACGAGGCCGTTGCGATGGGCCTGCAACCGCAGATGAGTGCCGGGTCGATTCAAGCGCCAGTGGTCGAGGCCGCGGCGAGCCCACAAGCCAAACACGAAGTGGTGGAGCGCTTGATCGAGACTATGGTGACGTCCGGGCAGATGGGAGAGGATTCCAAAGGTCGGAAGGTCCTGATGATGGACGTGGAGTGTCCGGGCCGAGGCAATGTTCGTGTGCGCCTCTGGAAGAAGGAGGACGGGATCGAGTTGAGGATGCGAGCCGACAACCCTGAGCTCAAGTCGCTCCTCATGCTCTCCCGTTCCGACCTACAGGCAAAGGCGAAAGAAAACGGGGTCAACTTCTCCAAGATTGAGGTGGCGCAATGA
- a CDS encoding site-2 protease family protein: MFYDPSGWKVGSLAGVDISISFGYIFLLMFYIVMNGVRAGILFAAAVTLSLLIHEMGHAVVAKYYKLRPSVLLHGFGGLCFHDVAKSDRDDALIVLAGPIIEIIFGALAFALLAVVPLTGALNQFVYLFGFVSIFWGAINLFLPLWPLDGGKLLNLIMRRFTNDARAQDLSLKVSVTVAIPIGVLALINGQFFITLLIFFIILDNINTLKSGADIVGRRSTPKVSSFAKELLANAEKALEEGDFREAYRTCHQIRSNGDVLSDSMQTRIWEILALTAYQLEEYEEAEGWLKRAPNSSALKEVRLQLESRA, encoded by the coding sequence ATGTTCTACGATCCAAGTGGTTGGAAGGTGGGCTCGCTTGCCGGCGTGGATATCTCGATATCTTTTGGCTACATTTTTCTCTTGATGTTCTACATCGTGATGAATGGGGTCAGGGCGGGGATTCTCTTTGCCGCTGCCGTGACGCTTTCGCTCCTCATCCACGAGATGGGACATGCGGTGGTCGCCAAGTACTACAAGCTACGCCCCTCGGTCTTGCTACACGGCTTTGGAGGGCTTTGTTTTCACGATGTGGCGAAATCCGACCGAGACGATGCGCTGATCGTGCTCGCTGGCCCCATCATCGAGATCATCTTCGGCGCGCTAGCATTTGCACTTCTGGCCGTTGTTCCCTTGACCGGCGCACTCAACCAGTTTGTCTACCTCTTTGGGTTTGTGAGTATCTTCTGGGGCGCCATCAATCTCTTCCTTCCTCTTTGGCCATTGGACGGGGGAAAGCTCTTGAATCTGATCATGCGACGATTCACGAACGACGCCCGCGCACAAGATCTTTCGCTCAAAGTCAGCGTTACCGTGGCCATCCCGATCGGGGTTCTGGCCCTGATCAACGGTCAGTTCTTCATCACGCTTCTGATCTTTTTCATCATTCTGGACAATATCAACACCCTCAAGAGTGGTGCCGATATCGTGGGAAGGCGCTCCACGCCTAAGGTTTCGAGCTTTGCCAAAGAATTGCTCGCGAACGCCGAGAAGGCCCTGGAAGAAGGGGATTTCCGTGAGGCGTACCGCACTTGCCATCAGATTCGCTCAAATGGAGACGTACTTAGCGATTCCATGCAGACCCGAATTTGGGAAATTTTGGCGCTCACGGCCTACCAACTCGAAGAGTATGAAGAGGCTGAAGGTTGGCTCAAACGCGCTCCGAATTCCTCGGCGCTAAAAGAAGTGCGTTTGCAGCTCGAATCTAGGGCTTGA
- a CDS encoding FliM/FliN family flagellar motor switch protein, with the protein MRVRPFPFEELEQVQRPFMRIVNELIANVDITDMGANLESLAEELEDNLGRLRVDFEGIEPSEKTEITPQTFVVQIRTPKQNKAYIILEAQTVQSLMRRLKMEETRNIEMARNTVADFSGALYILLKLLRGLKNLGLGPIEVDSSPPHPSLVEHVRKRADSLTFTWIVSAEWGDGLFRILADSLFWNEFRFRRKPVEWGRKLPNLVCRAKLWLGSQTLKEVEFHQLEVGDILFLQQELPLELPWPLRLRLDRGDLAMTLREEERDDEKVWVAEVNDPISIQEFEMSDPEKTAALNLSAVQVDVLMGRVSLNVDELARLGAGSIIELDRLMGEPVELLVNDQVFGRGELVNVEGRVGVRIISKGR; encoded by the coding sequence ATGAGAGTCAGACCATTTCCATTTGAAGAGCTCGAGCAGGTACAACGCCCTTTCATGCGAATCGTCAACGAGTTGATCGCGAACGTGGACATCACCGATATGGGCGCTAATCTGGAAAGCCTCGCCGAGGAATTGGAGGACAATCTCGGAAGGCTTCGCGTGGACTTTGAAGGAATCGAGCCGAGTGAGAAGACCGAGATTACGCCTCAGACATTTGTGGTGCAGATTCGAACCCCGAAACAAAACAAGGCCTACATCATTCTCGAAGCGCAGACGGTTCAATCTCTGATGCGCAGGCTCAAGATGGAGGAGACTCGAAATATTGAGATGGCGAGAAACACCGTGGCTGACTTCTCGGGCGCGCTCTACATCTTATTGAAGCTTCTTCGGGGATTGAAAAACCTCGGGCTTGGGCCCATTGAAGTGGATTCTTCGCCCCCACATCCAAGCCTGGTGGAGCACGTCCGGAAACGTGCTGATAGCCTGACTTTTACCTGGATCGTGAGCGCGGAGTGGGGCGACGGCCTCTTTAGGATCTTGGCTGACTCCTTGTTTTGGAACGAGTTTCGGTTCAGACGCAAGCCTGTGGAATGGGGTCGAAAACTTCCGAACCTCGTCTGCCGCGCCAAGCTGTGGTTGGGCAGCCAGACCCTGAAAGAAGTGGAGTTCCACCAACTCGAAGTCGGTGATATTCTTTTCCTTCAACAAGAGCTGCCGCTTGAGCTTCCCTGGCCTCTTCGACTCCGCCTAGACCGCGGCGATCTGGCTATGACTCTAAGAGAGGAAGAAAGGGATGATGAGAAGGTTTGGGTGGCCGAGGTGAATGACCCGATCTCGATTCAGGAGTTTGAGATGAGTGACCCCGAAAAGACCGCTGCACTAAATCTCTCAGCGGTCCAAGTCGATGTATTGATGGGGCGAGTAAGCCTAAATGTGGACGAACTCGCTCGGCTTGGAGCCGGGTCAATCATTGAGCTCGATCGATTGATGGGTGAGCCCGTGGAACTCCTCGTGAACGACCAAGTCTTCGGCCGCGGAGAGCTTGTCAACGTTGAGGGGCGCGTGGGCGTCCGAATCATCTCAAAAGGCCGTTAG
- the folB gene encoding dihydroneopterin aldolase, producing MKVFVQNLKCLAKHGVYEEERIEGRAFEIDLAAWVPDPSERDALSATLDYRQLAQIIMKAMEGPSVHLVETLAEDILRNVFEIDSVSKAEVTIRKRATGVPGEPEFVGVSLAQERNS from the coding sequence ATGAAGGTCTTTGTTCAAAACCTCAAATGTCTGGCTAAACACGGCGTCTATGAAGAAGAGCGTATCGAAGGACGCGCCTTCGAAATCGACCTCGCTGCCTGGGTGCCCGATCCCTCTGAGCGAGACGCTCTGAGCGCCACTCTTGACTACCGGCAGCTCGCCCAAATCATCATGAAAGCCATGGAAGGACCGAGTGTTCATCTGGTGGAAACCCTCGCGGAAGACATCTTGCGGAATGTGTTTGAGATAGACTCTGTTTCAAAGGCTGAAGTGACGATTCGAAAGCGTGCCACTGGGGTTCCGGGAGAGCCGGAATTCGTGGGCGTTTCACTTGCGCAAGAGAGGAACTCCTAG